The genomic region GGCGGAAACGACGAACGGGAACAAACCCTCAACCAATTACTTACGGAAATGGACGGGTTCGAAGGCAATACCGGAATTATTATTATCGCCGCGACCAACCGCCCGGATGTTCTCGATCGCGCCTTACTGCGTCCCGGACGTTTCGATCGCCAGGTGACCGTCGATTTACCCAGTTATAACGGGCGCTTGGGTATTCTCAAAGTTCACGCGCGCAATAAAAAGCTCGCCTCCGACGTTTCGATCGAACGGATCGCCCGTCGGACCCCCGGGTTCTCCGGCGCCGATTTGGCGAACTTGCTCAACGAGGCGGCAATTTTAACGGCGCGACGCCATAAAGAGGCGATCGGCGAGTTGGAAATTGAAGACGCCATCGATCGCGTCACCGTCGGTTTGCGCCTGACTCCCTTACTCGACAGCAAGAAAAAACGCCTGATCGCTTATCACGAAGTCGGTCACGCCTTGCTGATGACCTTGCTCGAACATTCCGACCCCTTAAACAAAGTGACGATCATTCCTCGTTCCGGCGGGGTCGGCGGTTTCGCCCAACAACGGTTTGACGAAGAAATGATCGATAGCGGCTTGTATACCCGCGCCTGGTTGATGGATCGGATTACAATTACCCTCGGCGGGAGGGCGTCGGAAGATGTGGTCTTCGGCGATTCGGAAGTGACCATCGGCGCCAGTAATGACCTGCGGGTGGTCAGCGAGTTGGCGCGGGAAATGGTCACCCGCTACGGAATGTCCGATCTCGGTCCGGTGGCGTTGGAAAATGAGAATAACGAAGTCTTTTTAGGTCGCGATTTCATGTCGAAATCGGAATGTTCGGAAGAATTAGCGACCAAAATTGACCGCCAAGTCCGCGCGATCGCCGTCCATTGCTATGAAAAAGCCCGTCACATTCTCGATCGACATCGCGAGTTGATGGATCGCTTGGTCGATTTACTCATCGATGAAGAAACTATCGAAGGCGATCGCTTCCGCGAAATTGTCGCCCAATACACGGAATTACCGGAAAAACAACTCGTCGGCGACCTTAAATGATAACTAAAAGATAACTCGATCGGTCACCGAACGAATGAAGACGACGGGCGTAATTGACGTCCGTCGTCTTAACTTTTTTTCCGCTATGTTGATTTGCAAGTTGATTTCAGGTCATTTTCTCCTTACGGGCGATCGCTCCAATCACTCCAAACCGATGGATACTCGACCCCATATTTAGCAAACGTTTGTTTCGCCCGTTCGATCAGATCCGTTTGATAGATAAACTCATCTCTAGCATCCATCGGATAAGATTTGACCTGAAAATGACTTCCCCAGGGCTTTTCTGACAAAATCACGACAATCGGTAATTTTAATTGCGTGTATTTGCTCGTATAAGCGGCTTGATAGAGGATTTTCATCACCAATTCTACGTCAACCTCATGCGCTAAGTAAAAATGGGTGACCGCTTGCGCTTCTAACTCCCCCGCATTCGCATTAGAAATCGGATCGGTCCAGATTTTATTGTGGGGAATTGTCACTAAATTATCATCAGGGGTTTTTAAACGAACCCCACGCAATCCATAACTGACAATTTCACCATAATGCTCGCCAATAGCCACGCGATCGCCTACCCGGTACGGCCCTTCAAATAAGGCAATAAATCCAGCAATTAAAGAACTGGCATAATCTTTAAATGCAAAACCTAACGCTACTGCAGTCGTTCCCGTCAACGCTAATAAATTATTCGCCGACAAGCGGACAAATAAACGAACCAGGGTTAAAACTGCTATTAAAATAATCACCGCACGGCAAAAGGGTAAGGACTGCTTGACCCCCAAACGAAAGCGACTCGGGACTTTTTCCGAAACCCAAGCAATCAGTTTTTCATTCGCCCACAATATGCCGTAAGTCGCGGCGACAACGACGACGGCGATCGTGATTTTATAAAGCGTGATTTCGGTGAGGGATTCGAGTCCCGTTGCTTGATTTGAATTGCCGTTACTTTGGAGTAAAAATAGGGTTTTCATTGGAAATATCTATAAAGCCAAAAGGCAAAAGGGAAGAATGAAGATAAATATTACGGGAAAAGAAAACAATATTTTCTAGAATTGGGAATTATTTTTAAAGGGTATATCTGATTTTTACCCGATCGCAACAATTCACTTTGAAGATCGAATCGACTAAAATTAAATGTTATCCTTACCGACTAAAAAGTTATTGCTATCCAAAAGATCTCGTAATTTTGGATAATAGGCGGGATTGACCCAAAGAAAATCTTTTTTCCGTTCGATCGCATCCGCCAACCACAAAAAATGCACTCTCGCTTGCACGGTTGTTTCACTTTCTCCTAAACTTAAGGCTAAATGAGATAAACTCATGCCTCCGTGAAGTAATAAAGAATACAGCAAGTAGCGATCTTCCGGGAGTAAACTCGGTAAATCGGGAAGTTTGGGTATTTTAGGAATAATTTTTATCGTTTTGAGCGATGATTCTGCGATCGCTTCCGATTTTTCTTCCTCGTCTTCCGACGGTTGCGGACAAACGAGCGATCGCCACCATACATCGCCAGCTACACTGGGAATTCCTGAGGAAAGATGAGCCAAGTAGCTAAAATATTGCTGCCAAAATTTATCGATTTTTTCTTCGTCAAATTCTTCAGAAAATTCAAAGTTTAGGGAATTTAAAATCGGATCGAGCCAAGTTTTTAATTCTTCGGCATTTAAGCCGGGTAAAGAGAGGCGATCGCCTAAATATGCACTCAGTTTAGAAACATAATCAAAATATTGCCAAGACCACCGATTGCACCCGATCAACCAAAATCGAGAAGAATCGGTAAAAATCATTTCCCGGAGTAATTCGATCGCTTCTAATCCTTCAATACACCGCAAAAAACACCATTCTAATTGCGGGACAATCACCAAGCTTTGCCGTTTCTCTAAAATATCGGTCGATCCCTCGTCGGAAAAACCGATCTGAGTCTCGCCGATCGCCTGTTTTAACTGCACGCTTAAACTCGCATAATCGGAGGGTCTTCTTTCCCAATCCAGCGATCGCTCGTGGATCCACTGACGCTCGATTTGGGTGGCAAGAGTTTCGCAAAAAAGCAGGGGAAGGCGATCCGTGGGGCTGCCGAGAACCACTAGGCTATTCGGGGCTTCGGGATCGCTGCGCCAATTTTCAAAAGCTTTGCTAAATGAATCTTTTAACGCTTTTTGATGGGCGATCGCCGTCGGCAGTTCTTCACTTTTGCGCTGGAGTTGCCGGGTAATATCGACGGGTAAATTTTGCGTTGGCTTGCCCGATCCATTGCCTTCGGGATTCGTTAACCAGTCTTGCGATTTTGCCTGTGTATTGCGATACCAAAATTTAATGGTTTCCAGTACCAAAACCCTCTCCCTCCCTGAAGCGATCGCCCCTGATTTAAAGTTTCAATTGATGTTAAAATAAATAATTAAATTCGATGTAACTTGAAAGATTTTAACCATGATGAACTTTAGGATATAACATCCCTTTAACAGGTTGACCGCCGCGAAGATGTCGCTCGATAATAGTCGGGACTTCATCGGGATGCACTCGCCAATACCAAATCCCATCGGGTTCGACGAGAACCATCGGACCGTTACCACAATGTCCGGTACAACCGCATGTTTTAACGGTGACTCCTTCTACCGGATCTCGTTGAAAAGCGGCAAGGACGCGATCGCTTCCGTACTGGCGACAACAGCGATTTTGGCAAACGAATACTTGTTTTTTCATCGGAGTAAGCTCATGGGGAATTTTAGATTTTAGATTTTAGATTTTAGATGGTTAAATTATAAAACTTATCCGGCGATCGAGCGGATACACCGGATGAAGTGTTAGGGGATTAAACCACAAAAGGCAGCCATTCGGGCCGCCTTTTGGATTAATTTAAGCTAAAATTAACGATCGCCGTTCCCTATTGAGGGGCGATCGCCGCGTCGATGGCTTCGCGCACGTCGGGAATAAAGACCGAGTACATCCCGCGTAAATCGCCAGGGTTGAAATTATAGGCTAAATCGTTGGGATAGTTGTCTTTGACAAATTGGGGGCGATCGTTTTTAGCGCCGTGACAGGCTAAACAACTCGCTTCTACATTAATCCGGCGATAATAACGGGTTCCTTCGCGACCGTCGATCGTTTCGCGATCCCAGAAACCGACTAAATCGGAATCGAGGTCGAATTTATTGAGGGCGACTTCGGCTTTCATTCCGTCGGGTGCGTGAGCGGGATTGCGATATTTTTTGGCAATTTGTTTGACTTGCCAGTTGTTTTCTTTAGCTAATTCTTTCGCTCGCATCCCGACGGGTTTGCAAACTTCTTTCATCGTTTGCATCGTCGGTTCGGTGTTGGGGTCGATGGTCGCCGCCAACTCCGATCGCATCGAGTCGAGATATTCGATTTCGCGAACGGCTTTGGCTAACTCCTGGGGATTGGTTTGCGCGTTGGCGCTTTGAGGATGCCAACCGAGGAGAAAAAGAGCCAAACACAGACCGATAAATAGTTTGGAAAGTTTGGAAAAATTGGAAAGTTTGGAAAAATTAGAATGCCACATAATAAAGGTTTTTGAACTTTGCTTGAACTTTGCTACAAAATCACGGTCAATGGGGTAGCAATTTTTTAGCAAATTGCCACCCCATTGACAGCGATCCTCACTACGAGTTGGTGACGGTCACGGTCGTGCCATCTTTCAAGTCGGCGGAGGGTTGGAGGATGACGCGATCGCCGCGTTCCAAACCGGAAAACACTTCGACCCGATCGCCCGTTTCGCTACCCGTGGCGATCGCCTGGAAGCGGGCGCGATCGTCAACCACTTTATACACCCCCGTAATCCCCATGCGTTCGACGATCGCCGTTTTGGGAACGCTTAAGGCGCTCCAGTACGCCCCTTGCTCGCCGACGGAAGGTTTCGCACTCAGGCGGATACGTCCGAACATTCCGGGAATCAAATCCGGCTCGTACTCCAGGGCAATTTTGACGGTAAAGTTGTGAGCGGTCGGGTCGGCGGAGGGGATAATCTGGGTGACTTGTCCGCTTACGACGCGATCGATCGCGTCGAACTCGACCTCGAAATCGTCTCCCTGGCGCACTTGTTTGACGAAGGATTCGGGGATGGCGGCGCTAAAGCGCAATTTTTCCGTACTTTCGAGGGTGACTAACGGTTGTCCCGGCCCCGCCATGGCGCCGACTTCGGTATGTTTGCGGGTGACGACGCCATCGAAGGGCGCCTTGACCGTACCGTAATCTAAATTGGCGATCGTCTGTTCTTGGCTGGCTTGGGCTTGTTCGACTCCGGCGCGGGCTTGGGCGATGCTGGCTTCGGCTTGGTCTACGGCCCCTTGAGCTTGTTCGATCGCCGCGTCCGCTTGGCTCACTTGAGACCGAGCCCGTTCGACTCCCGCCTCAGCTTGGGCGATCGCCGCTTCCGCTTGTTCGATTCCCGCTTCGGTTTGGGCGACCGCGCGGTCGGCTTGGTCGATTCCCGCTTCAATTTGCCCGATGCGCGCTTCGATGACGCTGACGCGGGTATTGGCAGTGTCGAGTTGGGACTCGCTGATCGCGCCTTGGGAATATAACAAGCTCATGCGCTGTTGATGTAATTTGGCGTCGGCGAGTTCGGCTTCGGCTTCGCTCAGTTGCGCTTCGGCTTCGCGTTTGGCGGCGATCGCCCGTTCTCGTTCGGCTTGCGCTTGCCGCTTTTGCGCTTGCGCCTGGTTGCGATTGGCGATCGCTTGATTGAATTGGGCTTCGGCTTGCGATCGCGCGGCGACGGCTTGATTTTTTCCGGCGATCGCCTGGATTTGCGCCGATCGCGCCACGGTCACGGAGGCTTGAGCTTGGGCGATCGCGGCGGTGGCCCGATTGCTTTCAGCTTGGATATCTTTGGCGTCGATCTCGACCAAAATATCTCCCTGGCTCACGCGATCGCCTTCTTCTACGGATAAGCGTTGAATCTGCCCCATCACCCGACTGGTCACGGTTACGGTGTCGATCGCTTCCGTGCTGCCGATGGCGCTGCGATCGGCTTGGGTCGTTTGTTCGATCGCCGGGGCGACCCGGACGGCGATCGCTTCCGGGGTCGTCGCCACGGCGGCTGATTCGACGGGTTCCCGTTGGACTGTATTCGCCAACCACCAGCCTGCTGCCGAGGAACTGGCGACAATCACGACAAGTCCGCCGAGGAGTAACGGTAAAGATTTGGGGGGGTGCCAGTGGCGATCGTCTAAACTCTGCATGGGGTCCTCCTGGTGACGGTTGCTTGCTCGATGAGGGGCGAAAGTGAGAAAAATTGGTCGATGGGCTTCGATCTCGGACGGCGGCGGGGGAATCTCGGGGAGAGGGGGCGATCGCCCGCGATTGTTCTCTTCTTGGTTGACGGAATCGGTTCGATTTTTTTAACAAAAATCTGTAAAAATTTACGAAATTGTAACCGATTCTTTCGAGGCAATTTTCTAGAAAAGGAAGGGGCGATCGCCTAGATAAAATCCAGAATTAATTAAGAATGTGCCAGGATTTTTCGATCTTGTAAAAGATGACGGGCGCTGACACACAAACCGAGTAAATCTGGGTCGATCACCCGATAGTAACGACAAACACCGACGCGCTTGCACGCTACAATTTTAGCATCTTTTAAGAGGCGTAAATGTTTGGAAACGTTGGCTTGGTTCAAGCCCGTGCGATCGCAGATTTCTTGAACGTTCCGTTCTCCCCCACAGATCGAGGATAAAATTTGCAAGCGCGCGGGTTCTCCCAAAATTTTGAATCGGTTAGCCAGAGATTCGAGTTCGTCTGGACTGAGGTTCATTTCCATAGAGAAATTCCTGAAATTGACTGCTGAATTCAATGCGTTTGAATCGGATCGCTGGGCGAGTCAAGTTCGCGCGATCGCAACGGACGAGATGACCTCTGATGGGGAGACCAAACGGATAATTTATAGATTCATTCTCTGACGACCTCCGTTTCCGAGTTAAACTTACGTTTCTACTTTCGATCCCCCGACTCCGGCGAGCGATCGCCCCTGTTCGACTGCGATCTCCTCGTCGGGATCGAGGGGTTCGACGAGGGACAGGCCCAAGGTTCGCAGTCCCAAGCGCTCGAACCACGGCACTGCCATTCCCCAGCGCATTTTGGCGAGGAAAAACGTCTCGAACGCGAGTTTGCTCCAGCTCACCCAGCGCCCCTGTTTGACCACGGCCCGACGGCGTTTTCCGGTTTTGCGATCGGGCAGAACCGGATCGGCAATGAAAATTAAGCCCGTATCGCCAAAGTCGGCCATGCAAATCGCTTCTAAGGTCGGTTTGACGGGTTTGCCGCCCATGACACCGAGTTCGAGGGCGATATTGTGAGCCGCCGCCATTCCCATCGCTTCGGTCATTTGTCCGGTTTTGGGAACGCCCAAGGGCAGGGGGGTGACTTCCGGCGGGGCGATCGCCACTGCAATCCCGGCGGCATAGACCGAGGGAAAATCCCGGTGGCGCCCGGTGGGTAACACGGGAATAAAGCCGTTTTCATCGCCGAGTCCGGGGGTCGATCGCACGAAGCGAGGGCCGCGAAATGGGGGCAAGAGCATTGAATAGGCAAAGGGAACCGACTCGCCGTTACTCAAGCAGACGCGATCGCGCTCGATCGAAGTAATTGCGGTATTCTCCATCAACGTCACCTCGCGTTTTTTCATCAAGGCGGTGACCATTTCTGAGGAGTTCGCCATCCCCCCAATCCCGAGATGTCCCGCATAGGGTTCCGGGGTGATGAAGGTAATCGGAACGCGATCGCGCAAGCCGTACTTCCTCAAGATAAAATCGGCTAATAACGCAAATTCATACGCCGGACCCATGCAACTGGCTCCCGGTACGGCGCCGACCACTAACGGTCCGGGATTTTTTAAAAACGCTTTCCAAGCGTCGCGAGCGATTAAGGCGTGTTGCGGGTTGCACACGGACTGTGTATAACCGCCGTGCGGTCCCAAGCCACTGACGGCATCGACGGCTAATTCGGCTCCGGTGGCTACGATCAGATAGTCGTAAGCGATCGCGCGATCGCTGACGTGCAGTTGTTGCCCTTCGAGATCGATCGCCTCGACGCGGTCGTGAATCCATTCGATCCCCTGACGTCCCAAGGCGGTTGCCAGGTCTACTTGCACCCGTTCTAGGGGCATTAAATCCATTCCCACCCACGGTAAGGAGGGAATAAAGGTGAATTGCGCGCGATCGGAAATTAACGTGACTCGATGCTTTTTCCCGAGGAGATGTCGCAACTCATAGGCTGTCGGCAATCCCCCAATTCCGCCCCCGATGACCACGATTTGTGCCATTTGTTTTTTTATCCTCCATCCGGTAGACCCGATGCCGATTGCGGCGATCCCGAAGACCGACCTGACGGGCGATCGAATCTTAACGACTATTTATAACTAGATACTTATTTAATCATACTACGGGGGGATTGACAAGACCCGATCGCGATTCCACTGCCAAGCCGTGGGGCAACCGAGACACGAAAGCCGCCACCACGAGCGTCGCCATCCCTGGGGGGCGATCGAGGTTTTTTATTTTTTTAAAGGGTTAAACCCCTTCAAGGACAAGGCTTTGCCCGCATTTACTGCAAAAATTTTTCAAGATCGATCCCATTTTTACTTGACTAATTAACTAAATCACTATTAAGCTATATAGCAAGATGTAAAAATTTATGACAAATCTGGAGGATGCGATCGTGCAAGATAGTTTCAGTTATTCCAACCCTTCAATGTCCCGGCGCAAACTGCTCAACTTTCTGACCGGAGCCGCCGTCGCCGCCAGTGCGGGGGGCGCCCTGTATCCGGCAGCGAAATACTTCGTCCCGCCGAAAGAAAGCGACAGCAGCGACGGCGCCATTCTCGCCAAAGATAAACTCGGTCACGTGATTCCCGCGAGCCAGATTTTAAGCGAACCCGTCGGTACCCGCGCCTTAATCGCCGGACTCGCCGGAGAACCGACCTATTTAACCGTGAAAGCGAACGGTACCCTCGACGATCGCGGCATCGTCAACAACTGCACTCACCTCGGCTGTACCTTCCCGTGGAACGGGAGAGACGAACAATTCCAATGTCCCTGTCACGGATCGCGCTACAGTCCCGACGGTTCCGTAGTACGCGGTCCCGCAGACCGTCCCTTAAAGTTGGTTCGCGTCCGCGTAGAGGATAATCGAATCTGGATTGCTCCCTGGACTGATATCGATCCGAGAACGGGCGCCAAACCTTGGTGGGTGTAACCCTTGCCAGCCCAGCCCTCGACGACATTAATTTAAGTGAGATCGAAACATGACTTTTACTACTTCTAAAGCTCGACAAGCATTTACCGATATCGACCCGCGCGAATTCGTTACCCTCAACGATCCGCCCTTGTTAATCGACGTGCGATCGCAACTGGAATATCAAACCGGACACGTTCCCGGCGCCGTCAATCTCAGCTTACCTCGCTTGTTGCTCGGTTCGATTCCGATGCTGCGATCGCTCGTGTGGCCCGAATGGTTTCGCGACATCGAAAAAGATCGAACCGTCGCCGTCATTTGTTTGAGTGCCCATCGCAGTCCCATTGCTGCCGATTACTTGGCGAAACAAGGCTTCGATCGCGTTTGGAACCTGATCGGCGGTATGTTGGAGTGGAAGCGCTTGGGACTGGAAACCCGAAGCGGCAAACAACCTTAATTTAGGTTAATTTAATCCGTTAATTTAAGTCATGAAATCGATCGCGATCGCGAGTTTGACAGTCATCCTCGAACCCTTGAAACTTGTTCAAATTCTCGATGCAATTGCACCACCGAACTCGTGCCTGTTAAATTCCGCGATCGCCTCCTAACTTTACTCATTTTACTGGAGGATCTGCCATGATCTCCCGTTTAAACGCTCCAGGCAATTGGTACAAACAATTGTTTGCTTGGGGAATGTCAAAAGTCAACCGTGCCGATGAAAGCGCGATCGCCGTGCGCGAATGCGATCGCTACCGATCGATCGGCGAACTCAAACGCGATTTACTCGGCGATTTGTCCGGTACTGTCGTTGAAATTGGTCCCGGTGCGGGAAACAATCTCGGTTATTATAGTTCCGAAATAGATTGGGTGGGAATCGAACCCAATCCCTTCATGCATCCGTATCTCGAACAACAAGCTGGACGAGTCGGTCTGAAACAGGCTCGGGTTCACTTAGGAACGGCGGAAAAACTCCCCTTTGAAGACGGACAAATCGATGCCGTCGTCGGCACTTATGTTTTATGTTCTGTCGAGAACTTGTCCCGAAGTTTACAAGAAATTTTGCGAGTTCTCAAGCCCGGAGGACAATTTATTTTTGTCGAACATATCGCCGGACAATGCGGGACATTAACGCGAACCGTGCAGAACGCGATCGAACCTGCTTGGAAAAAAGCATTTGACGGTTGCAATCCCAATCGGGAAACGGGAAACGCCCTCAAACAAGCTGGCTTTGAAGCCGTTGAAATGTTTGATTTTTCTCTATCGATTCCGATTGTCAGCCCCCATTTAGCCGGAATTGCGCGCAAACATGGCGATCGCCTGTTTTGAAGCACTGATAAAATTCTGTTGTTTTTTTTATTTCACTTAATCCTATGAAACTGACCAAAAAGAACTTGGAAGAACGGCGCGATCGCGTTTACGATGCGATCGTTATTGGCGGCGGTGCGGGCGGACTGTCTGCTGGAATTTACTTGCAACGCTATCGCCTTTCGAGCTTAATTATTGATAAAGGAAAGGCGCGATCGTTTTGGATGCAAGAACTGCACAACTATCTCGGCTTACCTCCAGACACTCCCGGACGAGTTTTACTCAAACGAGGAGAGCAGCATTACGAATCCGTTAACGGGGACATGCTCAACGGCTACGTCGAAGAAGTCGTCGATGAGGGAGAGACATTTGCAGTGCGCGTCAAAGTCGGTCGGCAAAATAGTATTTACCCGACGTTTCGAGCCAAATACATCATCGCGGCGAGTGGAATTATCGATAATTTAGTGCCGTTGGAAGACATGAGAAAT from Oxynema aestuarii AP17 harbors:
- the ftsH gene encoding ATP-dependent zinc metalloprotease FtsH, producing MKGVWKQWIEWEMLKADKRGVRDRGRSRLNTTGSPPKEKSRGRARSPLTLEFARRMLTVVASVAIAQGALFGGAAIAQNKSENLSYSQLLEKIEANEVESVAIDPEQRIATVELKGVKGEKQVLLFDRYPELFQKIHQQNRQGGEIIAFDVQPSADRTMAFSIVAHLLLILLLIGGLMTILRRSSQAGNQAMNFGKSRARFQMEAKTGVLFDDVAGIEEAKEELQEVVSFLKKPERFTAVGAKIPKGVLLIGPPGTGKTLLAKAISGEAGVPFFSISGSEFVEMFVGVGASRVRDLFKKAKENAPCIVFIDEIDAVGRQRGAGIGGGNDEREQTLNQLLTEMDGFEGNTGIIIIAATNRPDVLDRALLRPGRFDRQVTVDLPSYNGRLGILKVHARNKKLASDVSIERIARRTPGFSGADLANLLNEAAILTARRHKEAIGELEIEDAIDRVTVGLRLTPLLDSKKKRLIAYHEVGHALLMTLLEHSDPLNKVTIIPRSGGVGGFAQQRFDEEMIDSGLYTRAWLMDRITITLGGRASEDVVFGDSEVTIGASNDLRVVSELAREMVTRYGMSDLGPVALENENNEVFLGRDFMSKSECSEELATKIDRQVRAIAVHCYEKARHILDRHRELMDRLVDLLIDEETIEGDRFREIVAQYTELPEKQLVGDLK
- a CDS encoding mechanosensitive ion channel family protein, whose amino-acid sequence is MKTLFLLQSNGNSNQATGLESLTEITLYKITIAVVVVAATYGILWANEKLIAWVSEKVPSRFRLGVKQSLPFCRAVIILIAVLTLVRLFVRLSANNLLALTGTTAVALGFAFKDYASSLIAGFIALFEGPYRVGDRVAIGEHYGEIVSYGLRGVRLKTPDDNLVTIPHNKIWTDPISNANAGELEAQAVTHFYLAHEVDVELVMKILYQAAYTSKYTQLKLPIVVILSEKPWGSHFQVKSYPMDARDEFIYQTDLIERAKQTFAKYGVEYPSVWSDWSDRP
- a CDS encoding (2Fe-2S) ferredoxin domain-containing protein, with amino-acid sequence MKKQVFVCQNRCCRQYGSDRVLAAFQRDPVEGVTVKTCGCTGHCGNGPMVLVEPDGIWYWRVHPDEVPTIIERHLRGGQPVKGMLYPKVHHG
- a CDS encoding Tll0287-like domain-containing protein, which translates into the protein MWHSNFSKLSNFSKLSKLFIGLCLALFLLGWHPQSANAQTNPQELAKAVREIEYLDSMRSELAATIDPNTEPTMQTMKEVCKPVGMRAKELAKENNWQVKQIAKKYRNPAHAPDGMKAEVALNKFDLDSDLVGFWDRETIDGREGTRYYRRINVEASCLACHGAKNDRPQFVKDNYPNDLAYNFNPGDLRGMYSVFIPDVREAIDAAIAPQ
- a CDS encoding efflux RND transporter periplasmic adaptor subunit; this encodes MQSLDDRHWHPPKSLPLLLGGLVVIVASSSAAGWWLANTVQREPVESAAVATTPEAIAVRVAPAIEQTTQADRSAIGSTEAIDTVTVTSRVMGQIQRLSVEEGDRVSQGDILVEIDAKDIQAESNRATAAIAQAQASVTVARSAQIQAIAGKNQAVAARSQAEAQFNQAIANRNQAQAQKRQAQAERERAIAAKREAEAQLSEAEAELADAKLHQQRMSLLYSQGAISESQLDTANTRVSVIEARIGQIEAGIDQADRAVAQTEAGIEQAEAAIAQAEAGVERARSQVSQADAAIEQAQGAVDQAEASIAQARAGVEQAQASQEQTIANLDYGTVKAPFDGVVTRKHTEVGAMAGPGQPLVTLESTEKLRFSAAIPESFVKQVRQGDDFEVEFDAIDRVVSGQVTQIIPSADPTAHNFTVKIALEYEPDLIPGMFGRIRLSAKPSVGEQGAYWSALSVPKTAIVERMGITGVYKVVDDRARFQAIATGSETGDRVEVFSGLERGDRVILQPSADLKDGTTVTVTNS
- a CDS encoding ArsR/SmtB family transcription factor translates to MEMNLSPDELESLANRFKILGEPARLQILSSICGGERNVQEICDRTGLNQANVSKHLRLLKDAKIVACKRVGVCRYYRVIDPDLLGLCVSARHLLQDRKILAHS
- a CDS encoding NAD(P)/FAD-dependent oxidoreductase, whose amino-acid sequence is MAQIVVIGGGIGGLPTAYELRHLLGKKHRVTLISDRAQFTFIPSLPWVGMDLMPLERVQVDLATALGRQGIEWIHDRVEAIDLEGQQLHVSDRAIAYDYLIVATGAELAVDAVSGLGPHGGYTQSVCNPQHALIARDAWKAFLKNPGPLVVGAVPGASCMGPAYEFALLADFILRKYGLRDRVPITFITPEPYAGHLGIGGMANSSEMVTALMKKREVTLMENTAITSIERDRVCLSNGESVPFAYSMLLPPFRGPRFVRSTPGLGDENGFIPVLPTGRHRDFPSVYAAGIAVAIAPPEVTPLPLGVPKTGQMTEAMGMAAAHNIALELGVMGGKPVKPTLEAICMADFGDTGLIFIADPVLPDRKTGKRRRAVVKQGRWVSWSKLAFETFFLAKMRWGMAVPWFERLGLRTLGLSLVEPLDPDEEIAVEQGRSLAGVGGSKVET
- the petC gene encoding cytochrome b6-f complex iron-sulfur subunit, with the protein product MTNLEDAIVQDSFSYSNPSMSRRKLLNFLTGAAVAASAGGALYPAAKYFVPPKESDSSDGAILAKDKLGHVIPASQILSEPVGTRALIAGLAGEPTYLTVKANGTLDDRGIVNNCTHLGCTFPWNGRDEQFQCPCHGSRYSPDGSVVRGPADRPLKLVRVRVEDNRIWIAPWTDIDPRTGAKPWWV
- a CDS encoding rhodanese-like domain-containing protein, whose protein sequence is MTFTTSKARQAFTDIDPREFVTLNDPPLLIDVRSQLEYQTGHVPGAVNLSLPRLLLGSIPMLRSLVWPEWFRDIEKDRTVAVICLSAHRSPIAADYLAKQGFDRVWNLIGGMLEWKRLGLETRSGKQP
- a CDS encoding class I SAM-dependent methyltransferase — protein: MISRLNAPGNWYKQLFAWGMSKVNRADESAIAVRECDRYRSIGELKRDLLGDLSGTVVEIGPGAGNNLGYYSSEIDWVGIEPNPFMHPYLEQQAGRVGLKQARVHLGTAEKLPFEDGQIDAVVGTYVLCSVENLSRSLQEILRVLKPGGQFIFVEHIAGQCGTLTRTVQNAIEPAWKKAFDGCNPNRETGNALKQAGFEAVEMFDFSLSIPIVSPHLAGIARKHGDRLF